In the Microcaecilia unicolor chromosome 10, aMicUni1.1, whole genome shotgun sequence genome, one interval contains:
- the LOC115478306 gene encoding mesotocin receptor-like, with translation MKNLSFSVQDNTNQTESPLQHRFLSSANTSDPVWRPERDEQLAWAEIAVLGIIFLAASAGNVTLILVLWRRRKKLSRMYVFMLHLSIADLVVAFFQVLPQLIWDITDVFVGSDVMCKAIKYLQLLGMFTSTYMIVVMTVDRYQAVCYPVVTFQKKRALWNAAICSSWSISLVFSLPQIFIFSKIELTPGVYECWAVFIQPWGSKAYVTWVFVAIFFIPTIILILCQVKIYRIIQTNIYMKKHSAFELTNEKQILPSRASSINCISKAMIKTVKMTVVTVVVYVLCWAPFFTVQLWSVWYPSRVTEGAVFTIIMLLGNLNSCTNPWIYLYFCGHIPHCVKQPEHNSMREETMVTASMNFADREPEDNV, from the exons ATGAAAAATTTGTCATTTTCTGTGCAAGACAATACCAATCAGACTGAAAGTCCTTTACAACACAGATTTCTAAGCTCTGCAAATACTTCTGATCCAGTGTGGAGACCAGAAAGAGATGAGCAGTTAGCCTGGGCTGAGATTGCTGTGTTGGGAATCATATTCCTAGCTGCCTCGGCTGGAAATGTTACCCTTATCCTGGTACTATggaggagaagaaagaaattGTCAAGGATGTACGTGTTTATGCTGCACCTGAGCATAGCGGATTTAGTGGTTGCCTTTTTTCAAGTTCTTCCTCAGCTCATCTGGGATATCACCGATGTCTTCGTCGGGTCAGATGTTATGTGCAAAGCCATCAAGTATCTGCAGTTGCTGGGCATGTTTACATCTACATACATGATAGTGGTCATGACAGTGGACAGATATCAGGCAGTATGCTATCCTGTGGTCACTTTTCAAAAGAAACGAGCTCTCTGGAATGCTGCTATTTGCAGCAGCTGGTCCATATCTCTGGTCTTCAGCCTTCCTCAGATCTTCATCTTTTCAAAGATTGAACTTACTCCAGGCGTTTATGAATGCTGGGCTGTGTTCATCCAACCGTGGGGCTCAAAAGCATATGTGACATGGGTTTTTGTGGCTATTTTTTTCATCCCCACCATTATTCTCATCCTATGCCAGGTGAAGATTTACAGAATAATCCAAACGAACATCTACATGAAAAAACACAGTGCATTTGAATTAACAAATGAAAAGCAAATCCTGCCCTCAAGAGCGAGCAGTATTAACTGCATTTCAAAGGCTATGATCAAAACAGTTAAAATGACAGTGGTTACAGTTGTTGTATATGTGCTGTGCTGGGCTCCTTTCTTCACTGTGCAGTTATGGAGTGTTTGGTACCCCAGCAGGGTCACTGAAG gtGCTGtatttactattattatgctccTGGGCAATTTGAACAGTTGTACTAATCCCTGGATTTACCTGTACTTTTGTGGTCACATTCCACACTGCGTGAAGCAGCCAGAACACAACTCAATGAGAGAAGAAACGATGGTCACGGCAAGCATGAATTTTGCAGACAGAGAGCCTGAAGACAATGTCTGA